In Deltaproteobacteria bacterium, a single genomic region encodes these proteins:
- a CDS encoding PcfJ domain-containing protein encodes FTLKIFNQPDHSLTEAPQGIDRDQKVFSLITIWFTGLYGAIEGQGFNSGKFSQVDNLLTITKWKLQIAVLSVKIGKFIKQIQKVFLMRWSQLKKRIEIGATSYRKSHDQVGRGWIAIDKCQIINMCTITYEIELFQRRQRENLSYQEMGRKLNEMNIFCQYDWYKSLSIYLNLSIDEIIDSDNEIVRAIGMIDSRTGKRKLKKFDVSNEHELVKRLYDFRCNAEGLFTTFDFEDEPSFTTPLPVNRLSKISSEDKVKQREADRKLANARKTHKVRNLIEAIYNGQINENNLDREISKIIFEGFKNSSDPLILLKTLRYLEGKSKLIKEANHIRGVIALTAKSSQWLRPLDTWQPSSHNVGKQFSSLSRHLLANYKVPLFMDAAWLKDNEVYQSWFINLGGGKNIRSAENLPITLTKKIAHCFLEAPNNYSIEAALRWGQVIALGGNKRLTDALLETRLINSFEHDDFWLSVIRFFINNPMLDTIHINPIIDYIHHQKYENQIRFLERGVAEEIGPAQPNFTMRGRTVNSILRQVDIWHGQLGKERKGGNLIWKKSSFNDFKFIEGTKENKNMKIWRIRELLNSRELIAEGRHHSHCVATYSQSCFNGLCSIWSMQVETEEGIENILTIEVNNRNREIRQVRGKRNRLSTEKEKEILKRWASKESITIASYI; translated from the coding sequence CTTTACCCTCAAGATTTTCAACCAGCCTGATCATTCCCTGACCGAAGCCCCACAAGGTATCGACAGGGATCAAAAGGTTTTCTCTCTTATTACGATCTGGTTTACAGGTTTGTATGGTGCTATAGAGGGTCAAGGCTTTAATAGTGGCAAGTTTTCTCAAGTTGATAATCTTCTCACTATAACCAAGTGGAAATTGCAAATAGCTGTTTTGTCTGTTAAGATCGGGAAATTTATAAAGCAGATACAGAAGGTATTTTTGATGCGGTGGAGTCAGTTAAAAAAGAGAATTGAAATAGGAGCAACATCCTATCGAAAGTCGCATGACCAGGTTGGGCGAGGATGGATAGCTATTGATAAATGTCAGATTATCAATATGTGTACAATTACATATGAAATAGAATTGTTCCAGAGAAGACAAAGGGAAAATCTCAGCTACCAGGAGATGGGTAGAAAACTCAATGAAATGAATATATTTTGTCAATACGATTGGTATAAATCTCTCTCTATCTATTTAAACTTATCAATCGATGAAATTATTGACTCTGACAATGAAATTGTACGGGCAATAGGGATGATTGATTCTAGAACAGGTAAGCGAAAGCTTAAAAAATTTGATGTTTCAAATGAACATGAGTTAGTTAAGAGGCTCTATGATTTTCGTTGTAATGCAGAAGGATTATTTACAACTTTTGATTTCGAAGACGAACCAAGTTTTACGACTCCACTTCCTGTCAATAGGCTATCAAAGATATCTTCTGAAGATAAAGTGAAACAAAGAGAAGCAGACAGGAAATTGGCAAATGCTCGAAAAACTCATAAAGTCAGAAATCTTATTGAAGCTATCTATAATGGGCAGATAAATGAGAATAACCTGGATAGGGAAATTTCAAAGATAATTTTTGAAGGATTTAAGAATTCTTCTGATCCTTTAATCCTTTTAAAAACGCTTCGATACCTTGAAGGAAAGTCAAAACTAATCAAAGAAGCTAACCATATTAGAGGTGTTATTGCATTAACAGCAAAATCTTCTCAATGGTTGAGGCCATTAGATACCTGGCAACCGTCATCACATAATGTTGGCAAGCAATTTTCTTCTCTGTCTAGACATTTGTTGGCAAACTATAAAGTACCTTTATTCATGGATGCAGCATGGTTGAAAGACAATGAAGTTTACCAGAGTTGGTTCATTAATTTGGGGGGTGGAAAAAATATTCGATCTGCCGAGAATCTTCCCATAACCTTAACAAAAAAGATAGCCCACTGTTTTTTAGAAGCACCAAATAATTATTCCATTGAAGCCGCTCTCAGGTGGGGTCAAGTTATAGCTTTGGGGGGAAATAAACGTTTGACTGACGCACTTTTGGAAACAAGACTGATAAATAGTTTTGAACATGATGATTTCTGGTTGTCTGTGATCCGTTTTTTTATCAACAATCCCATGTTAGATACTATTCACATTAACCCAATTATTGATTATATACATCATCAAAAATACGAAAACCAGATAAGGTTTTTGGAAAGGGGAGTAGCCGAAGAAATTGGACCGGCACAACCTAATTTTACTATGAGAGGCAGAACTGTTAATTCTATTCTCCGTCAAGTAGATATATGGCATGGACAATTAGGTAAGGAAAGAAAGGGTGGAAATTTAATCTGGAAAAAATCTTCATTTAACGATTTTAAATTTATTGAAGGCACAAAAGAAAATAAGAATATGAAAATCTGGAGAATAAGAGAATTATTAAATAGTAGAGAACTTATAGCTGAAGGGAGACATCATAGTCATTGTGTGGCAACATATTCACAATCTTGCTTCAATGGTTTATGCTCCATTTGGTCTATGCAAGTTGAAACTGAGGAAGGGATTGAAAATATTCTTACGATTGAAGTGAATAATAGAAACAGGGAAATTAGACAAGTCAGAGGAAAAAGAAACCGACTTTCAACCGAGAAAGAAAAAGAAATACTGAAAAGATGGGCTAGTAAAGAAAGTATTACGATAGCATCTTACATTTAA
- a CDS encoding RNA ligase RtcB family protein, whose amino-acid sequence MKENKTNIKIIASEKNWIEGEAIQQLNNTAKLEGMLKVVGLPDLHPGRGNPVGAVFVIEDKIYPYLVGNDVGCGMGFWQTNLKRKKIKLDKWVKKLEGLESQWKGDTDLWLKEFDLQSSSFDYSLGTVGGGNHFAELQLVEKVKDREAFGAMKLEKDALFLLVHSGSRGLGEKLLRTHVDRYEARGLEVDSEDCDEYIKGHNYAVNWAVSNRALIAHRFLSMLSSEGRQILDSCHNSVTPVTFASKDYWLHRKGAAPSDNGPLIIPGSRGTFSYLVHPCGGQEDNAYSLAHGAGRKWKRSDAKDRLRRRFNKESLSQTEFGGRVICEDKNLLYEEAPQAYKNVDIVISDMVDAGLIRVIATLKPLITYKTRVK is encoded by the coding sequence ATGAAAGAAAATAAAACAAATATAAAGATTATTGCTTCTGAAAAAAACTGGATTGAAGGGGAAGCAATTCAACAATTAAATAATACAGCGAAGCTTGAAGGGATGCTTAAGGTGGTGGGCTTACCCGATCTTCATCCCGGTAGGGGAAATCCTGTTGGAGCTGTATTTGTTATTGAAGATAAGATCTATCCTTATCTTGTTGGTAATGATGTTGGGTGTGGCATGGGGTTCTGGCAAACGAATTTGAAACGTAAAAAAATCAAACTCGATAAATGGGTGAAAAAGCTGGAGGGATTGGAAAGTCAATGGAAGGGTGATACCGACTTGTGGCTTAAAGAATTTGATTTACAATCTTCCAGCTTCGACTATTCGCTTGGAACAGTAGGGGGAGGGAATCATTTTGCCGAGCTACAACTTGTTGAAAAAGTGAAAGACAGGGAAGCATTTGGAGCGATGAAACTTGAAAAGGATGCTCTTTTTCTGCTAGTTCACAGCGGTTCCCGGGGGCTGGGTGAAAAACTTTTACGTACTCATGTTGATCGATATGAGGCCCGTGGTTTAGAGGTGGATAGTGAGGATTGCGATGAATATATTAAGGGCCATAATTATGCCGTTAATTGGGCTGTCAGTAACAGGGCATTAATAGCGCATCGCTTCCTTTCAATGCTTTCATCTGAAGGCAGGCAGATTTTAGATTCCTGCCACAATAGCGTAACTCCCGTTACCTTTGCCAGTAAAGATTACTGGCTCCACCGGAAAGGGGCAGCACCTTCTGACAACGGTCCACTCATAATCCCCGGATCAAGAGGGACATTCAGTTATCTGGTTCATCCTTGCGGCGGTCAGGAGGATAATGCATATTCACTTGCTCATGGTGCAGGCAGAAAGTGGAAACGAAGCGATGCGAAAGATCGCTTGCGCCGGCGTTTTAATAAAGAATCACTGAGCCAGACAGAGTTTGGTGGCAGGGTGATTTGTGAAGATAAAAACCTGCTTTATGAAGAAGCACCACAAGCTTACAAAAACGTAGATATCGTCATATCGGATATGGTTGATGCCGGATTAATCCGTGTGATTGCCACTCTCAAACCACTGATTACCTATAAAACGAGGGTAAAATAG
- the prfH gene encoding peptide chain release factor H: protein MNCWLQLTSGHGPAECCWVVSQTTRAIMREAGKMNIKVTMLDAIPGDKPGTLKSALLSLEGEEVSPFARQWLGTIQWIGKSPFRPRHKRKNWFIGVQIYYPPDKSSISEQDLKYEAMKASGPGGQHVNKSQTAIRVVHHPTGLCAVAQEERSQYLNKKLALARLYSLIEEAEKKSQQKEQKERWNQHNELERGNPVRIYEGETFKRV from the coding sequence GTGAACTGCTGGCTTCAATTGACGTCCGGTCATGGTCCCGCTGAATGTTGTTGGGTTGTATCTCAAACAACCAGGGCAATCATGAGGGAGGCAGGAAAAATGAATATTAAAGTTACCATGCTTGATGCTATTCCCGGTGATAAGCCCGGTACCCTTAAATCTGCCCTGCTCTCTTTGGAGGGAGAAGAGGTATCACCTTTTGCAAGGCAGTGGCTTGGTACTATTCAGTGGATAGGTAAAAGTCCCTTTCGGCCAAGGCACAAGCGAAAAAACTGGTTTATAGGTGTACAAATTTATTACCCCCCTGACAAGTCATCCATTTCTGAACAGGACCTTAAGTATGAAGCAATGAAAGCCTCCGGTCCCGGTGGGCAGCATGTAAACAAAAGTCAGACAGCTATTCGTGTTGTCCATCATCCGACAGGCTTATGTGCTGTTGCTCAGGAAGAGCGATCACAATACTTAAACAAAAAACTGGCCCTGGCCAGGCTTTATTCACTTATTGAAGAGGCAGAAAAAAAGTCTCAGCAGAAAGAACAAAAGGAACGCTGGAACCAGCATAATGAGCTTGAACGTGGTAATCCTGTTCGTATTTATGAGGGTGAGACTTTTAAAAGGGTTTGA
- a CDS encoding helix-turn-helix domain-containing protein → MIICRLKSLIAKIEEEQNLRISMQELADACGSTRQTISKLANNQETRMTVQQYDKILKKLNSYGYEFKISELFEER, encoded by the coding sequence ATGATCATTTGCAGATTAAAATCACTTATTGCAAAAATTGAAGAAGAGCAAAATTTAAGAATATCTATGCAGGAACTTGCCGATGCTTGTGGATCGACAAGACAGACCATATCAAAATTGGCAAACAACCAGGAAACACGAATGACCGTTCAGCAATATGACAAGATATTGAAGAAACTGAATTCCTATGGTTATGAATTTAAGATAAGTGAATTATTCGAGGAAAGGTAG
- a CDS encoding FRG domain-containing protein: MNGQWMGDYNGTSSGVIIVNIDDMGDHFKGIAYLNESDNTLPSTAIPFRTNEKSNDLTLQAYVFPINSETGVLDVWENVKQFYPSDLIFPASADIIGKWDNEELILTWTTNIGTSGSCLLPKSKADNPSDYSPITKVKDWSSYKSYVADLVECRFLFRGQNAPWRLRTAFHKTGRADLTKFINEDIPTLYKHLSSKTRHIFNLNNPDENGAFFNLAQHHGYPTPLLDWTFSPYVAAFFAYRGITNAQASKADEKQKVRIFIFNQEQWKKDFIQVQQLLTSGPHVSIAEFIAIDNERMLPQQAASLVTNIDDIEDYIKSKEAKTKRYLKVIDLPVNERAKIMQELSYMGITAASLFPGLDGACEELKERFFNI, from the coding sequence ATGAATGGCCAATGGATGGGAGACTATAACGGTACTAGCAGTGGGGTTATTATTGTTAATATTGACGATATGGGGGATCACTTTAAAGGGATAGCTTACTTAAATGAATCAGACAATACTCTCCCAAGTACAGCCATACCTTTTAGGACAAATGAAAAAAGTAATGACCTGACGCTTCAAGCATATGTCTTTCCTATTAATAGTGAGACAGGTGTTCTAGATGTATGGGAGAATGTTAAACAATTTTACCCCTCTGATTTAATTTTCCCCGCTAGTGCCGATATTATAGGGAAGTGGGATAATGAAGAACTAATATTGACTTGGACAACAAATATTGGGACATCAGGATCATGTCTTTTGCCTAAAAGTAAAGCGGATAACCCCTCAGATTACTCACCTATTACTAAAGTCAAAGACTGGAGCAGTTATAAAAGTTATGTAGCTGATTTAGTGGAATGTAGGTTTTTATTTAGAGGACAAAATGCCCCATGGCGGCTTCGGACGGCATTTCACAAAACAGGAAGAGCCGATTTAACTAAATTTATTAATGAAGATATCCCGACGTTATATAAGCATTTAAGTTCAAAAACACGCCATATTTTCAATTTAAATAATCCTGATGAAAACGGTGCTTTTTTTAACCTGGCACAACATCATGGTTATCCTACTCCATTACTAGATTGGACTTTCTCTCCTTATGTAGCTGCCTTCTTTGCTTACAGAGGAATTACAAATGCTCAAGCATCTAAAGCAGATGAAAAACAAAAAGTACGCATTTTTATTTTTAATCAGGAACAATGGAAAAAGGATTTTATTCAAGTTCAACAGCTACTCACATCCGGGCCTCATGTATCTATTGCAGAATTCATTGCAATAGATAATGAGAGAATGCTACCCCAGCAAGCGGCCTCATTGGTAACTAACATTGACGATATTGAAGATTATATTAAGTCCAAAGAGGCGAAAACAAAACGATATCTTAAAGTCATAGACTTGCCAGTGAACGAAAGAGCAAAAATAATGCAAGAGTTAAGTTATATGGGAATAACTGCGGCTTCCTTATTTCCAGGTCTAGATGGGGCATGCGAGGAGTTAAAAGAACGTTTCTTTAATATATAA
- a CDS encoding DUF4433 domain-containing protein has translation MHADRLPSFIADGSLWCDAEIVRRKPPGTTIGMNGIKQRRLQLYLSSHPNLHVGDCVPFYFCPRSIMLYLIYRGNDSELDYKGGQASIIHLKADLYDSVKWAMQNNKRWAFTLSNAGAYYFEDRCNLEQLNEIDWDSVNAGKWVECKEGKQAEFLIEYSFPWHLIEHVGVYSQAVYQQVVNVLPVNGHRPKVEVKTDWYY, from the coding sequence ATGCATGCAGATCGGTTGCCATCGTTTATTGCGGATGGCAGCCTGTGGTGTGATGCAGAAATTGTGCGTCGTAAGCCACCTGGTACCACCATCGGGATGAATGGTATTAAGCAGCGCCGACTCCAGTTATACCTGAGCAGTCACCCGAACTTGCATGTGGGTGACTGCGTGCCTTTTTACTTCTGTCCACGCTCCATTATGCTTTACCTAATCTATCGAGGCAATGACTCCGAGCTGGACTATAAGGGTGGACAAGCGTCTATTATCCATTTGAAAGCTGATTTATATGATTCTGTAAAATGGGCTATGCAGAATAATAAGCGTTGGGCCTTCACTCTATCAAATGCCGGAGCTTATTATTTTGAAGACCGGTGTAATCTGGAACAGTTAAATGAAATCGATTGGGATTCGGTGAATGCAGGCAAATGGGTTGAATGTAAAGAAGGAAAGCAGGCGGAATTCTTGATAGAATATAGTTTCCCCTGGCATTTGATCGAACATGTTGGAGTATATTCACAGGCCGTCTATCAACAAGTAGTAAATGTGTTACCTGTGAATGGTCATCGGCCGAAAGTTGAAGTCAAAACAGACTGGTATTACTGA
- a CDS encoding macro domain-containing protein encodes MIEYKSGDILKEDAEALINTVNCVGVMGRGIALQFKKTFPENFKSYVAACKNNEVQPGCMFVFETRKLINPRFIINFPTKRHWRGKSRIEDIESGLKALVEVIQKYDIHSIAIPPLGSGLGGLNWAAVKQRIEEALHPLTDVRVIIFEPKGSPATEKMIHNREVPNMTAGRAALVELMHRYLGGLLDPFVTLLEVHKLMYFMQEAGEPLRLKYKQAIYGPYAENLRHVLHAIEGHFISGYADGGDTPDKQLNLVPGAIKDATAFLVKHDKTRERFDKVVDLVDGFESPFGLELLSTVHWIMKNEAVHSMEDVVSLTYAWNDRKRQFTPRQIELAVNVLAQKNWVAFKGD; translated from the coding sequence ATGATTGAATATAAGAGTGGCGACATTCTAAAAGAGGATGCCGAGGCCCTTATAAATACCGTGAACTGTGTTGGTGTTATGGGGCGTGGTATTGCGCTTCAATTCAAGAAAACCTTTCCTGAAAATTTTAAAAGCTACGTCGCAGCGTGCAAGAATAATGAGGTGCAGCCCGGTTGTATGTTCGTATTTGAGACCAGAAAGTTAATTAACCCACGCTTTATTATAAATTTTCCAACCAAACGCCATTGGCGGGGCAAGAGTCGGATAGAGGATATCGAATCTGGGTTAAAGGCACTGGTGGAGGTTATTCAAAAGTATGACATTCATTCAATCGCTATCCCACCTCTGGGCAGCGGTCTAGGAGGGCTTAACTGGGCAGCGGTTAAGCAGCGTATAGAAGAAGCATTGCATCCGCTTACGGATGTGCGCGTTATAATCTTTGAGCCAAAAGGCTCTCCAGCCACCGAAAAAATGATACATAACCGAGAGGTGCCGAATATGACAGCCGGCCGGGCAGCTTTGGTGGAATTAATGCATCGTTATCTTGGTGGCCTGCTCGACCCCTTTGTTACTCTGCTGGAAGTACACAAGCTGATGTATTTCATGCAGGAGGCGGGAGAGCCTTTGCGGCTTAAATATAAACAAGCTATTTATGGTCCCTATGCTGAAAACCTTCGACATGTATTGCATGCCATCGAAGGGCACTTTATTTCAGGTTATGCTGATGGAGGTGATACGCCGGATAAACAATTAAATCTCGTGCCAGGGGCTATCAAGGATGCGACGGCTTTCTTGGTAAAACATGACAAAACCCGCGAACGTTTCGACAAGGTGGTTGATCTTGTAGATGGATTTGAGTCACCATTTGGCTTGGAGCTTCTGTCGACGGTTCACTGGATTATGAAGAACGAAGCTGTTCATTCAATGGAAGACGTTGTAAGTCTTACTTATGCCTGGAATGATCGCAAACGGCAATTCACCCCTCGTCAAATTGAGCTTGCCGTGAATGTACTTGCACAAAAGAACTGGGTAGCCTTCAAGGGAGATTAA
- a CDS encoding EAL domain-containing protein produces the protein MSLRSKLLVSFILISITVLALCGLLSYRIAQDIDKTREGEITLALMKDTAALLAPQLQNVQFDPEGIEKSYAPLSSPTKFIIISDSSGLAYHHCDDSRLLELVKNHLKTATDNDSPYQTSHIDDKDYHISFASMDVKGTAYKLTLARRLPEEASHALGAIATRLIITGIVILWIAIWAALILSSWIARRLNEQNDTILYQALHDDLTGLPNRTFLFRNMNNSIQEIRKKRKSLVLFVLDLDRFKEINDTLGHGCGDELLIEISKRLNIYKDFCHTIARLGGDEFAILKITENKKDTIAFAKKISSLLDELITVNAFSLHIRTSMGIAMYPVHGKDAETLIRHAEIAMYKAKESQSGWTIYDAEEDPFSIRRLTLLGELRQAIENNQLLLHYQPKMDLNNHKVDSVEALVRWQHPKMDLIPPDEFITIAEQSGLIKPLTMWVIKQAIEDLKSWKAMELDISIAINISTHLFYDYKFPLELESLLLDSKISPQSIELEMTESRLMENIDNTMEALNRINKMGFSLSIDDFGTGFSSLAYLKRFPVDKLKIDKSFVLDMETNENDRSIVHAIVDLAHDLNYQVIAEGVENNEVINLLKEMNCDIVQGIYLSKPVPSDDFIEWLKNRKAEA, from the coding sequence ATGTCACTCCGGTCCAAACTTCTCGTCTCCTTTATTTTAATTTCCATTACGGTTCTCGCCCTCTGTGGTCTGCTATCCTACCGGATAGCGCAGGATATCGACAAAACAAGAGAAGGAGAAATAACACTGGCTCTCATGAAGGATACCGCTGCCCTTCTGGCCCCTCAGCTTCAAAATGTTCAATTTGACCCAGAGGGGATCGAAAAAAGCTATGCCCCCTTAAGCTCACCGACAAAATTCATCATCATTAGCGATTCAAGCGGATTAGCCTACCATCATTGTGACGATTCTCGTCTTTTAGAACTCGTAAAAAATCATCTAAAAACCGCTACGGACAATGATAGTCCCTATCAAACCAGTCATATCGACGACAAGGACTATCATATTTCTTTTGCATCAATGGATGTTAAGGGAACCGCTTATAAACTTACTCTGGCCAGACGCCTGCCTGAAGAAGCAAGCCATGCGTTAGGGGCCATCGCAACGAGACTCATTATCACAGGCATTGTTATTTTGTGGATTGCCATCTGGGCAGCTCTCATTTTATCTTCCTGGATAGCAAGACGCCTTAACGAGCAGAATGATACTATTCTCTATCAGGCCCTGCACGATGATCTAACGGGTTTACCAAACCGTACCTTTCTTTTCAGGAACATGAATAACAGCATTCAGGAAATTAGAAAAAAAAGAAAAAGCCTCGTTCTTTTTGTTCTTGATCTCGATCGATTTAAAGAGATCAATGATACGCTCGGCCATGGCTGTGGTGATGAACTTCTTATCGAAATTTCGAAAAGGTTAAATATATATAAAGATTTCTGCCATACCATAGCCCGGTTGGGAGGAGATGAATTTGCCATCCTGAAAATTACGGAGAATAAAAAGGATACCATCGCTTTTGCAAAAAAGATCTCCTCCCTGCTTGATGAGTTAATTACCGTTAATGCTTTTTCTCTGCATATAAGAACGAGCATGGGCATCGCCATGTATCCCGTGCATGGCAAGGATGCAGAAACGCTTATTCGTCATGCGGAAATTGCCATGTATAAAGCTAAAGAGAGCCAATCAGGCTGGACCATCTATGACGCAGAGGAAGACCCCTTCAGCATTCGCCGTTTAACGCTTCTTGGAGAATTAAGGCAAGCCATTGAGAACAACCAGCTTTTACTTCATTACCAGCCAAAGATGGATCTTAATAATCATAAGGTAGACAGTGTTGAAGCGCTGGTTCGGTGGCAGCATCCTAAAATGGATCTTATCCCTCCCGATGAATTTATAACCATTGCCGAGCAATCAGGCCTTATAAAACCGTTAACTATGTGGGTTATAAAGCAGGCTATTGAGGATTTAAAATCATGGAAGGCAATGGAGCTGGATATTTCTATCGCCATAAATATCAGTACTCATCTTTTTTACGACTATAAATTCCCCTTAGAACTTGAATCTCTTTTACTGGATTCGAAAATTTCTCCTCAATCAATTGAACTTGAAATGACGGAAAGCCGATTAATGGAAAATATTGATAATACGATGGAAGCGCTTAACAGGATCAATAAAATGGGCTTTAGCCTCTCCATTGATGACTTTGGAACAGGATTTTCTTCGCTGGCCTATTTGAAGCGTTTTCCCGTTGATAAACTGAAAATCGATAAATCTTTTGTCCTCGATATGGAAACCAACGAAAATGACCGTAGTATCGTTCATGCTATTGTCGACCTGGCCCATGACCTGAATTACCAGGTTATCGCTGAGGGGGTTGAAAACAATGAGGTAATCAATTTGTTAAAAGAAATGAATTGCGATATTGTGCAGGGCATTTATCTGAGCAAGCCTGTGCCATCGGATGATTTTATTGAATGGTTGAAAAACAGAAAGGCTGAAGCATAA
- a CDS encoding DUF2892 domain-containing protein, with product MILLKKNMGRVDQILRLTVGLLFIYLGFVNQSIIGDRLYAVMIGIFGAVNIGSAFFRFCPFYLLAGLSTVPKE from the coding sequence ATGATTTTACTCAAAAAAAATATGGGACGGGTAGATCAGATCCTTCGGCTGACTGTCGGTTTACTTTTCATCTATTTGGGCTTCGTTAATCAGAGCATCATAGGGGATCGGCTCTATGCCGTAATGATCGGAATCTTTGGCGCTGTTAACATAGGATCTGCTTTTTTTCGTTTCTGTCCTTTTTATCTTTTAGCCGGCCTGAGTACGGTTCCTAAAGAGTAA
- the ychF gene encoding redox-regulated ATPase YchF codes for MGFNCGIVGLPNVGKSTIFNAITAAGAHAENFPFCTIEPNVGIVQVPDTRLDDLSGIVKPERVVPTSMEFVDIAGLVKGASQGEGLGNKFLGHIRQVDAIAHIVRCFEDENVTHVAGSVDPERDIEIINTELIFADMESVDKRLEKTRKLAKSGDKDAQKTQSILEKVSNHLNDGHPVRTIGLEAEEWEAIKDLFLLTSKPVLYCANVGEDDLPAGNKYVDLVKSIAEKEGSEVVVMCGSIEAEISELEPDEKEEFLNDLGLSQSGLDRMIQAGYKLLSLDTYFTAGVKEVRAWTIHRGAKAPQAAGVIHTDFERGFIKAEVTGFDDFISSKGEQGAREKGLLRIEGKEYVVKDGDVIHFRFNV; via the coding sequence ATGGGATTTAATTGCGGCATTGTAGGACTGCCAAACGTCGGAAAATCTACTATATTTAACGCCATTACAGCAGCTGGAGCACATGCGGAAAACTTTCCTTTCTGCACTATAGAACCCAATGTCGGCATCGTTCAGGTACCCGACACAAGGCTCGATGACTTATCGGGCATCGTTAAGCCCGAGAGAGTCGTGCCAACCTCCATGGAGTTTGTCGATATTGCCGGCCTTGTAAAGGGAGCAAGTCAGGGAGAAGGGCTGGGCAATAAGTTTTTAGGTCATATCAGACAGGTTGACGCCATCGCTCATATCGTCCGCTGTTTTGAAGATGAAAACGTTACTCATGTAGCCGGTTCCGTCGATCCGGAAAGGGACATAGAAATTATTAATACAGAACTTATCTTTGCCGATATGGAGAGTGTCGATAAGAGGCTCGAAAAAACAAGAAAGCTCGCCAAATCGGGAGATAAGGATGCACAGAAAACCCAGTCGATCCTGGAAAAGGTGAGTAATCACCTCAATGACGGTCACCCCGTAAGGACTATCGGCCTCGAAGCTGAGGAATGGGAAGCTATTAAAGACCTCTTTCTTCTAACATCAAAACCGGTTCTTTATTGTGCCAATGTTGGAGAAGACGATCTGCCTGCAGGTAACAAATATGTCGATCTCGTAAAAAGTATCGCTGAAAAGGAAGGGTCAGAAGTGGTCGTTATGTGTGGAAGCATTGAAGCGGAGATATCCGAACTTGAGCCTGACGAAAAAGAGGAATTTTTGAATGACCTCGGCTTAAGTCAGTCAGGCCTCGACAGAATGATACAGGCCGGTTACAAGCTTCTTTCTCTCGACACCTATTTTACGGCAGGAGTAAAGGAAGTGAGGGCCTGGACTATTCACAGAGGAGCAAAGGCACCCCAGGCCGCCGGTGTCATTCACACAGACTTTGAAAGAGGTTTTATTAAAGCCGAAGTAACAGGCTTTGATGATTTTATCTCATCAAAGGGAGAGCAGGGCGCCAGGGAAAAAGGGCTTTTACGGATAGAAGGAAAGGAATATGTCGTAAAAGATGGAGATGTCATACATTTCCGCTTTAATGTCTAA